The genomic DNA TATGCTGTAGCATCTTCTAGGGAAGCAACTAAAAATAGGACATGGTGGTTTGGATTGCAGGGAAATGGTTAAAACATCCCCAGATTGGAAGGAGGGGAAGCTTAGAGGACAGAGTTGTTTACCAATTAGCTTGACCTTTTCCAGTTCGCATATTTACAGTGACTCACTAACTGGCATGTGCTGGGGTTTTTAATCTCCTTGAAGTCTTATGACCACTAACAAATTGCATCGTATCCAAAGCAATTGttcctgtttggttttgctctctTTCCATACGCAGCCCTCCATACGTGTGCACAGTTCAGCACTTGCCCAGGCTCTTCCAGCGTCCTTCAGGGAGACATGGGTGACATTTTTAGGGTTATAACCCTCCACTCTCTTAGGACCTTGAAGTTCAGTGTCTCCAGAAAGGTGAAGAATGGGGTGGCTTTGAGGAGAGGAGTCATCCCAATAGGAGCAGTGATTTATAGTGGTGGAATGGATAGAGCTGATCCCACGTGCCATGGAGTCTTTGGGGAGACTCAGTAAAGGTTGTGTGGCTGACAACAGAATAGCTCTTAACTTCTGTCTGGCAACACACACTGCTATGTATACAAAAATGCCTTAATATGGTGGCAGTTGTCAAAATTCTTCCTCGGAGAGCTGGGTTCCCCTCCTATCCAGGGGACTTGTTTGCCTAGCTTTATGGCAGCTATGGATTGAAGTTTGCTTCCCTTCCCTAATATTCCTTTATTAAACTTGCTGTGTCTGTACCATAGCACAGtgtgggaatatttttttttttggttttcatgcTATTACCGTGCATAaatgtgctgcagcacagcttatGAAAAACGGTTCTAGaagagagcagctgagcagcttctAGGAGCAACCTATAGAGATGGTTTTTCCCAAATTGGACAAGCAGATAGCACACATACTTCTTCTGAATCTCTTTTAGCTCCTTTTGGGTGCTGCAGTCCTCAAGCATGATCCATTAACAAGTGGCGGGGTCAGACTCCTCGCTGGGGCTGGATTGTGCTGCCTTGCTGAGTTGTCCCAGTGGACACTCCATTGTGGTGCTCGTTTGGGAACCTGGCCTCTTGCACCTCCTGCCTTCTCATTCCTCCTCTTTCATTCCTGTAGGCTACCCTGCAGTTCTGTGTGGTGAAGCCCCTCATGGCGATCAGCACAGTCATCCTTCAGGCCTTTGGCAAGTACCAGGATGGCGACTTTGAGTAAGTTTGTTTGTCTAGCATGCAAACTTTGGCTGCCCCttctctgcccagctgtgctTATTGTTGGTGTGTGTGCTGGGCTATGGGAAAAGACAGGGGGACAACATAGGCTAAATATGTACGTAAGAAAGAGGGCAGGGGTAAGCCTGttggtttcaggttttttctgccttgcttaGGGGAGGGAATGGGAAGGgaggcaggaagaaaatggaGTTGTAGAACTCCCCAGTGAAAGCGGCAAGGGGAAAAGATCATGCTGAAATTTCAGGCATTCCTGTATCTTCTCTTTCCAGTGTAACCAGTGGCTACCTCTATGTGACGATCATCTACAACATCTCTGTCAGCCTGGCACTGTATGCTCTCTTCCTTTTCTACTTTGCTACACGGGAGCTGCTCAGTCCCTATAGCCCAGTCCTCAAGTTCTTCATGGTGAAGTCTGTCATCTTCCTGTCCTTCTGGCAAGGtgagctgcttttcccttcccttggTAGGCACAAAGAGCTCTCTGCAGGGGCTCAAGAAACTAGAGTTGATAGAGCAGACGCTAATTAATAACCAGAATGTCTTTCTGTATTATTACTATATTTGTTTTATAgtctttcattgcttttctctgggaaaccagttttgctcattttcatctttgtttttgtGTTCCTGAATCCTTACTAGCCTTGTGCTTGTGCACATGTATGTGCATATCTGCCTGGCAAAATCAGCTGTTCAGATGAAGAGTCCTTTGCATTCCTGGAACCATCATAAAGCAGAAGCTGCCAACACTTTATCTGCATGCTGCCATTTTATTGATTAAGGTGGCACATCTAAAAATTTTGAGCACTTTTTTTAAGTGctctataaataaaattttaatggtATGTCTGTGATTCATGTGAAGCAGCAAGCTGGCTGAATGCAGCGTGTGCTGCCACAGAGCCACCACCAAGCAGGACATTCAGAATACGTACACATGATGCAGAGGCacattcagaaagctgaaattccACCTAAGCTTAGTGCTCCTTACTAATTGGCTCTAAGCATTTCCGTGTTCAGTGCCCTATTTAGGTTTACTGAGTTGCACTTCAAAGACTAATTGAATAGGAACTTAGGTGGAATTCAGACTGTTGGAGTATGGCCTGTCCTCCCTGTCTACAAACTAATAAGCTGCCTAGTATCTTGAGACATCTGGTCACACGCTGTCTGCCTTTTGTGGAATTCTTCAGCCACCTGGCTATGGACAGGGAGAAACAACTTTCTTGCAGCGGTGTGTTGAAAACACTTTATGCTTAAATGAAAATCTCTGGTACTTCAATTTTTGCTCCAGCTAGTGGAAGTGCTGAGATCACAAAAGTGCTCGCAGAAAAATCTGACTGCTTCTTTACTCTTTTGGACTTGATTTCAAGTCCTGCAGCAGCTAGTTCCATCAGTTGAGAATAGAAGCGGGTTAGTGTTTGAACATTTTTTGCTTAAACGTGTTTGTGTTGTTTActcctcctttctctgttgTACAAGTAAGCATAGATGGGAGTATCTAAACCCACTCTGTAGCTCCTGCGTTAAATGGTTTTGTGTCTAGGACATACAGCACAGGCAGctatttccatttcttacaGTTAGTATACAGTCATGTTTTCTGCACATTTACATGAGCTTGTTGCTTTGTTTAGGGATGCTGTTGGCCATCTTGGAAAAGTGTGGTGCCATCCCCAAAATCCACTCTGCCAATGTGTCTGTGGGTGAAGGCACAGTAGCTGCTGGATATCAGGACTTCATCATTTGTGTGGAGATGTTCTTTGCAGCCATCGCCCTACGCCATGCCTTCACATACAAGGTGTATGTGGACAAGAGACTTGATGCCCAAGGTAGGAAATATGCCAGCACATATGGCATGTCTGTTTGGTAGCGAGACTGGGTGGAGACTGGTCCCTCTGGCAGCCAGTACACTGATATGACTCCTAGCCTGAATGCTTGGAAAACATCACATCCCCTTCTCTGTGGTGTCTGAGCAGATTCATTGTGCAAtggctctgcagggcagaaaCCTTGCCTGAATTGCATTGTTCCCTTTTCAGTTCCCCAGTATGCCACCCACGACAACTTGTTGCAGACCTGAGGGCTGCAAGAAGTTGCATCCTTTCAGTAGAGCGGGTTTGTCCTTCTTCCTGTCTCCCCAAAGGGGAACTCCATTGCTCCAGATTGTGCAACAGGCTgaaggcaggagggacagggcCTGAAACAGGCTCTGTTTTGAATCTGGCTCAGGAAGATGAGGCTGTGCTTTGGCAATATGTTTGGCTTGGAGGAGGAGGTTCTTCCTGTAACAACTTTGTGAAGGCTGGGCTGCTAGAAGTCTTATTCTGGGGAAGAGGGAGGTCGATGTTATCTGTTGGAAAAGGGGGTTCTTGTGCCCACTCTATGCAAGTACATTCAGTGTTCCACAAATAAAGGGGTTTCTTCCTGCTAGGGGGAGTCTGTGCTGAGGTGCAGGAAAAGAGCAGCCCTTGGGCAGTGTTCATGTACATGatccctccatcccagccagccccagagATTTTGGAAGGACAGTGGTTGCAGCTGGGGGAGATGAGATGTGTGGGTGATGAAAGGGTAAACTGCTGGCAAATACGTGGTGGATGTTTCGGTGGTGGGTCTTGTTCAGTTCTTGTtatttcccctctctctctttctttctccatctctctctctcctctcccctttttATCTCTCCCTTGCTTTGGCCACTGGTCCCTGATGCAGCTGTTCCATCATATGGGCCATACGGTAGGTACAGcatgctctgtgtgtttgtCTCCATTGGTTTTTAACTGGGATGCTGTTCTGTCCTGATTCGCCTGCCTACTGCCTGCTCTGTCCCTTGTTCCCCCTTCCTTGTGGGTCTGTAACTTGACTGCCTCACACAGCTGCTTTAGGGTTGTCTGGATCATATGTTGTAAAACAGCCCTATAGTCAGTGGCATAACACCTAGCTTTAGAGCGTTTCTGTCCCAACTGTGTGAATCTTTCTCCAATGAGTTGCTCAGGCTCTCAAAGGAGCCTGTTTGTGCTCTCACCCCAGCCTCCCTTCACTTGCATAATTGCCACAGATCATCAGCATGCTTTAGTTGTTTGGGGAGCTCATCCCCAGGACTGAGCAAAGCTAGAAGCCCATGCTGGAAATGAGACCTAGAAGCCGTGAGAAATGGCATCTCCTAGAAGGACACACAGCCTTCCTCTATGCTCAGCACTTGGGTGGGACAATCTCCAACTGTTGATTCCCTCATGGTATCACTGTGACACCTTCCACCCATGAGTGGTTCTGCCTCTATTACTGCCTgttcccctcctttccctccttcaTGTTACGTTCCACTTTATGATCTCTTTCCTGTGGGCACTTCAATACCACCTATCAGTCTGATTTCCAGTGAGTGGGAATGGCAAATGccatttctcctttatttttagaatttccTTAGTTTTTATGTTCTGAAACCCTTTACAGGAGCACTTCCCTACCTGACTGTCTTCGTTGCACACCCAAGTCGGCACAGGTAGTAGAGTTTGTTGCTGTGGGTATGTCCCATTCTCATGGCAAGTCCCCCATTTGGTGCTGAGGTGGATTCGCTTGGCTAGCAGTGGCTGGATTTAGGAGCACTACTGGTAAAACTTGACACCATTTGTGTGACGCTTCCTTAGCAGCTGCTTAAAGAAGTCTGTGAAGTAATTTCTGCAGGATCTAGGACTGCATGTTCCCTGTTCTCCTTACCTTCATGTTaaggtgtgtgtgggaaggCAGCAGTATTCTTCACTTGTCTCTCCCTGTCTTACCTTGACAGGTCGCTGTGCTCCCATGAAGAGCATCTCCAGCAGCCTCAAGGAGACCATGAACCCCCATGACATCGTCCAAGATGCGATCCACAACTTCTCCCCAGCCTACCAGCAGTACACCCAGCAGTCAACACTGGAGCATGGTCCAGCCTGGCGCAATGGCAGTCATGTTATCTCACGctcacacagctgctcaggTGCCCGTGACAACGAGAAGACCCTCTTGCTGAGCTCCGATGATGAATTCTAGGAAGGGAAactgccagcacaggctgtcattttccttcttttctttttttaattttgtttgttggttgttttttttttttaatttattgaagCAGAAACATGCAAGTCATATCACTTCCTAGAGAGTGTAGGTTGCAGAAGTGGGCACTTCCCATTAACTTTTGTGGGTACAGACGTGATGAGCATTGTGGAGGTGGGGGAATGGCCAGGACTCCATTCTCGAGCCCATTCCTTACAGCAGCAGTTGACTGGAATTAACTGAAGCAAAGCTCCAGGCTTTGGGGCTCTGGCCTCCCACACCTGTTCAGCTTGGTGCAGAGCGTGACTGGCCAGAACCTGGAGTTGTGgccaaaaatgtttttgttttttttccaacaggaCAACCCAACTGCTTTGTATTCCTCTTCCTGAATGCTAATGAAGGCACAGTtttctcccccagctccctggtACTAACAACTACTCTGTGATCCTTGAGAAATGGGATTAGGATGCAGTGATAAGCATTCCTGAGGACCAGACCAGAGACTGGTCTGTTTATAGCCATTTTCTTGAATGCTTCGTAACAAAATGTCTGCTCCCACTCTCCTAAGCACCTGCTTGTGCAGTCCTGTACTTGAGTGAGCGAGGGGGAAAAAGGACAGAACTTTCTTCCTGTTCCTCCACTTCCTGCGTTCCCCCTGCTTCCCATCAGAGCTGATGCTTGTTGAAGCTCAGCAGGGATGGTATTACTGTCTCACAAGGGCAGGGTTTTCTAATCAGCAGGTGTCCAAGCTTCCCATCTCCCCTTCGTTCCTGTGGGGCAAGAAGCCTGCCTGCAGTGTCTGTCTCCTGGTAATGAGACTGAGGTGAGGACTGGCTGTGATAGGTGATTGAGTTTTGTAGAGCTCTGTCCCTTTCATCCCTCTTTGGGAAAGGAAGATacacaaacactgaaatgttttttcttgtttcctgtCCCCCACCTACATAGCTGCCCCTCTTAAAGGTGTGGATTGCACCAGAGCAGGTGCTGGTCTCCTGCAGGGGGTTCTCCCCCTGCTTGTCATCACTGACTTCCCTTGTGAGCTGCACAAGTTTTGCCCTTAAGCTGGAGTATTCAGGAAGAGATGCTGCATactcctcctttgctttttatctCCATAGCTGTTCTGGGCCAAACTGGAACAGACTTGAAACCTAACATGACCTGGGTGGTTAAAATTGTCCCTCTTAATTTCCcaggcagcagatgctgctgctgcacattTCACAGGCCCTGCAGCAATTGCAGTGATGTCAAGGGTGGAGCCAGTATCCATGGGAGTGGGAGAAGCTTCCCCTTgcttttgttgggttttggatTGGCCCCTGAGTATTTGgtagagcaaaaataaaaatgatccTTCTGTAGATCTATCCAGGGACCAGGAAATGCCTCTTGCTTGCTTCAAATTGTGTAGGGGAGGAGGGCGGAGCACACTCAAGTGCCCCCGATCAGATGCCCCTACCCCCAAGCAGGAAGCAAAATGGAGAGGTTGAAGCAAGCTGCTGTGTTCTTGGCTGAagtttctctgttcttctccTGCTTGATGCCTACCCTGCCACCAGCAGACCTGCACATTTCCAGCTTGCCCCTTGTTGCTCTGCTGGGAGAACTGGGATCTGGTTTACTGCCTGGAGTTTACCTTTCCTCTTGTATTCTAATCTATGTGTTGCTCATTCACTTTCTCAGAAGGAACTGTAAGTGAAGAGCACCTAATTTCCCCTCTGCCAGGAGTTGGGGGAAAAGGGCTTGAAGAGAGGTAGGTTTGCTCCTTTCTGTGAGGATAAGATAGGGGAAAGCTTAAGGACAGTGTCTCCTTCCATGCTTGCATGTCTGAGGGGGACTGTGGAGCAGGTGGGAGCAACAGTGCTGACTCTcgaggcagctggaggcagggtcAGTGGgtccagcagcttctctgctgctggatTTTCCCATTTGTGCACATCCTGCGATGCCATGCAGTTAGTTACTGCTTTTCCTAAATCTGTCGCTGCTTAAATGGACACGCAGATGTGTCTGCCAGGCTTTATGTGGGCTTGGTGTAAAACTCCTTTTCCTCATGCCATAAGCTGCCTGAAAAGTAGGGCTGAAGACTGAATGGGGTTTCCTTCTGTCTTCTATGGCTTTGGTTAATAGTCCTTGAGTGTGAGATATTTATGTTAAACTTCCCCTCTCTCTTAGGAAGGTGGGGCATGATcacttcctccccttcccttgcATTTGCAGGCCGTTGATGATGTCTCAGTGTCACTTAATTGGTGACTGTTCCCAATCTTTGTTGTGTTGGGTGGCTGAGATCTGAAAT from Falco rusticolus isolate bFalRus1 chromosome 5, bFalRus1.pri, whole genome shotgun sequence includes the following:
- the TMEM184B gene encoding transmembrane protein 184B isoform X2; the encoded protein is MIVMTDVTVAPRLGSAATTPAVAPNFSWMPEDGSPTAVEQPIFLMTTAAQAISGFFVWTALLITCHQIYMHLRCYSCPNEQRYIVRILFIVPIYAFDSWLSLLFFTNDQYYVYFGTVRDCYEAFVIYNFLSLCYEYLGGESSIMSEIRGKPIESSCVYGTCCLWGKTYSIGFLRFCKQATLQFCVVKPLMAISTVILQAFGKYQDGDFDVTSGYLYVTIIYNISVSLALYALFLFYFATRELLSPYSPVLKFFMVKSVIFLSFWQGMLLAILEKCGAIPKIHSANVSVGEGTVAAGYQDFIICVEMFFAAIALRHAFTYKVYVDKRLDAQGRCAPMKSISSSLKETMNPHDIVQDAIHNFSPAYQQYTQQSTLEHGPAWRNGSHVISRSHSCSGARDNEKTLLLSSDDEF
- the TMEM184B gene encoding transmembrane protein 184B isoform X1: MIVMTDVTVAPRLGSAATTPAVAPNFSWMPEDGSPTAVEQPIFLMTTAAQAISGFFVWTALLITCHQIYMHLRCYSCPNEQRYIVRILFIVPIYAFDSWLSLLFFTNDQYYVYFGTVRDCYEAFVIYNFLSLCYEYLGGESSIMSEIRGKPIESSCVYGTCCLWGKTYSIGFLRFCKQATLQFCVVKPLMAISTVILQAFGKYQDGDFDVTSGYLYVTIIYNISVSLALYALFLFYFATRELLSPYSPVLKFFMVKSVIFLSFWQGMLLAILEKCGAIPKIHSANVSVGEGTVAAGYQDFIICVEMFFAAIALRHAFTYKVYVDKRLDAQAVPSYGPYGRCAPMKSISSSLKETMNPHDIVQDAIHNFSPAYQQYTQQSTLEHGPAWRNGSHVISRSHSCSGARDNEKTLLLSSDDEF